The following proteins are encoded in a genomic region of Bufo bufo chromosome 11, aBufBuf1.1, whole genome shotgun sequence:
- the LOC120982593 gene encoding tyrosinase-like, whose translation MFTLCTFFTLFLGAVYCQFPRLCTTSAALQTKTCCPVWKDRSPCGSRSGRGQCREGVIFTPLGARRVRDFYDDRLDWPRFYYDRTCQCFRNYSGFNCGRCKYGFYGDKCDRKKKCVVRREIRQLSFLERKRFFSYLALAKTTKSDDFVILSTGDRHFRDTYRFLDASIYDVFAWIHYYSMKPILLNGTFDFSRNYAHQGSAFLGWHRLGLVFLEGEIQRLTGDEDFAIPYYDWRGEKNCSICTNDFLGASNAQGFLDDDSHFAFWKSICSGYNYADAYCQTAGDQCQMERLHRKPGSDPQIKNLPTFQDVEDTLKWTDFDTFPYDASAQRSFRNALEGFLRPSDGTTLEYTMHNAVHLYFGGTMSQVPISANDPIFLLHHGFIDKIFQAWLQNYKATPADYPENDELGQGPDECSTPYFPCYRNKDFLSSSTELGYMYSEYQGM comes from the exons ATGTTTACGCTGTGTACATTTTTCACGCTCTTCCTGGGCGCGGTCTACTGTCAGTTCCCGAGGTTATGTACGACAAGTGCAGCTCTTCAGACAAAGACTTGCTGCCCAGTGTGGAAGGATCGCAGCCCCTGTGGATCACGATCTGGACGTGGCCAGTGCAGAGAAGGTGTGATTTTTACGCCCCTTGGCGCCCGCCGAGTTCGCGATTTTTACGATGACCGATTGGATTGGCCACGTTTTTACTACGACAGAACTTGTCAATGCTTCAGAAACTACAGCGGCTTCAACTGCGGCCGGTGTAAATATGGCTTCTACGGCGACAAGTGCGAtcgcaaaaaaaaatgtgtggtCCGGAGAGAGATCCGCCAGCTCTCGTTTCTGGAAAGGAAGAGGTTTTTTAGTTACTTAGCGTTGGCCAAAACCACAAAAAGTGACGATTTTGTCATCCTGTCCACGGGAGACAGACACTTCCGGGACACGTACCGCTTCCTGGACGCCTCCATTTACGATGTCTTTGCCTGGATCCATTATTACTCCATGAAGCCCATTCTACTCAACGGAACATTTGATTTTAGCAGAAACTACGCCCATCAGGGTTCGGCTTTCCTCGGCTGGCATCGTTTGGGTCTCGTGTTCTTGGAGGGGGAAATTCAGCGCCTGACGGGTGATGAAGATTTCGCCATTCCTTACTATGACTGGAGAGGAGAAAAGAACTGCTCCATCTGCACCAATGACTTTCTTGGCGCAAGCAATGCACAAGGCTTTCTGGACGATGACTCCCACTTCGCATTTTGGAAA TCTATTTGCAGCGGGTACAATTATGCTGATGCCTATTGCCAAACTGCTGGGGACCAGTGCCAGATGGAGAGACTCCACAGGAAGCCGGGTTCAGATCCCCAGATCAAAAATCTCCCCACCTTCCAGGATGTAGAGGACACCCTGAAATGGACAGACTTCGATACATTCCCCTACGATGCTAGTGCACAGAGGAGTTTCCGGAACGCTTTAGAAG GTTTCCTGAGACCATCGGATGGGACAACACTGGAGTACACTATGCACAACGCGGTTCACCTTTATTTTGGGGGAACGATGTCTCAGGTCCCCATCTCCGCCAACGACCCCATATTCCTGCTGCATCACGGCTTCATTGACAA GATATTTCAAGCATGGCTGCAGAATTATAAAGCCACCCCAGCCGACTACCCAGAAAATGATGAGCTCGGACAGGGCCCCGATGAATGCTCCACCCCTTACTTTCCATGTTATAGGAACAAGGATTTTCTGAGCAGTTCTACTGAGCTAGGATACATGTACTCTGAGTATCAGGGGATGTAA